Genomic DNA from Clostridium sp. BJN0013:
ATATTCCTACAAAATTTTATACTAATTTTAGTTTCAATATTAGTTGTTTTTATATTACTCTATCTGGCAAATACACTTTTATCAAAGAGCAAACCACGAGTTTTTCAATACTATAAAACAGCACTTATAGTTACAGTTCCAATTCTGTATTTTGAATTTTTTTCAATTTTATTTTCATACTTATCATTTAATATTGGACTAGCTATAGCTTTGTTTGGCTTTATAGTTTCATTGGTATGCTTTGTCATGATTATAAAGGAATCGTTAGTAATTCCTGAAAATTATACTTTATTTGTTGTTTCATTCATAGATTTGGTTACTATTATTGTTCTTATAGTGTGGTTTCAAAAATGTATGCCTTCTGTTATATCAAATATAATGTCTTCCATTATAAATGATATAAAGAGTTTAAATTTATAGTATTTAGTTAAATAAACTGATGATTTGGAGTGATAAATATGAAATTTTGTAATAAGTGTGGTTCAAAATTAGAAAAAGATGAATCCGTATGTCATAATTGTGGTTATAATTTTTATTCTGGAAAATATGAATTCGATGATAATGATACACAGATAATTGATACACAGCAATTTATAGATAGTGATAATTCTAACGAAGGACATATGCTTTTGCCAAGAAAAAAAAAGAATGTTATATTGCTCACTATAATAATAGGTATAATTATAATAGGTTCTTTTATTTTTATAGGTAAGTCATTGTCAAAACCATCTAGAATAGTGGCACGCTTTGAATCTGATATTTTATCTGGCAATAAATCTGATTTGAGCAATATATTTTATTCTAATGATAATAGATTAAAAATAGATAAAAAAAATAGTTCTTATTTGTTAACATATTTTAAGGACAATCCATCATATCTTAACAAAATAACAGATAATATGAATAGTCAACTTGAAAATGTTAATTTAATTAAAGAGGTAAGTGCCGATTCACGGAATAATTTTGATATTGTTGTTGATGGAAGGATATTGTTATTTTTCCCGAAATACAAGATAAATATAAAACCAACTTTTATAGATGTCAAAACGGGTATAAAAGATGTAGAACTATTTCTGGGCGATAGTAAGATCGGGAAAAGTGACACAGATGATTTTAGCAAGGAATTTGGACCTTTCATGCCTGGAAAATATAAATTATATGCAGAATATAAAGGGAAACACATATCCTTGAATAAAACCTATAATATTGATCTCGTAGATTCTACTAATGGAAAAGTGAGTGTGGATGTATTTAAAGATTTAAATTATGTAAATATAGATGGTGATTATCCCGATGCAGAGATCTTTGTAAATAGCAAGGATACCGAAGTTATGATAAGAGATGCAGAAAATTTTGGACCGGTGAATCCAGGAATGAAAATATATGCAATAGCTAATAAAAATGGAAAAAAGTTAAAAAGTAATGAACACACAGTAGTTGAAGGTGATAGTAATATTGATTTAAGTTTCAGTGATTCGGAGGCACAGCTAAACGGTATAGAAGCTCAGCTGCATAATCTTGTAGATATATACACTAATTCCTTTTGTCATGCTGTTAATTATGGATATTTTTCCGATGTAGAGCCTTATTTATATCCGGGAAGTAATTTGTATAATGAGCAAGCTAAGTATATTTTAGATACCTATAATAAAGGAATAAATGAAGATATAATGTCATATAATGTCATTTCTTATTCTATATCTGATGATAATAAGTCTGGCACTGTAACCACAGAGGAAGTTTATAAAATAACTAAAGATGGACAAAGTTCTGTGAAGAATTTTAAATATATTTATGGATTTAAATACAATGAAAATATGGGAAGTTATCAACTTTCAAGTATAACAAGTGCAAAATAGTTATCAATATTTTTAATGAAAATATGATTGAGAACTGTTTTGATTGGAACAGTTCTTTTACTAACAATATAGATATATTAAAAGATTTAGGATGTTACAGAAATTAATGAAGCTGAAAGAAGTAAAAAACATAAATTATGCTAATTCAGAAATAGCTTATATACGAACCTAATGAATACATTAAAATATCAAAGTGAAGTTTTGTTAAATAAATGAGTTTTTTCGTCGACCCCCAGTAGCGTAAAAAACCCCGGGGTTCGATAAATTAAAAAAGTAAAATATTACAGGGGTTTGTGATTCTTATTAACATTTAATTAATATGTTGATATTTTCATGAACCCTGTTATAATAGTATGTGGATGGGATTTTAGACTACCTATGAGGAATTGAAACTGGTTATGGGGCTTTTGGGCAAGCAGGCAGAATAGGGATTTTAGACTACCTATGAGGAATTGAAACTTTAGAAGTGCTCTTGAACTGGCTTTGAAGACCATAAGATTTTAGACTACCTATGAGGAATTGAAACTAGTCCCAGCACTTCCGTAAAATCTTTCCGTTCCTGTGATTTTAGACTACCTATGAGGAATTGAAACTTATGATTATCTTGAATTTCTAATTTACTAATTTCTGATTTTAGACTACCTATGAGGAATTGAAACTTTAAATGTGCTTGTCTCCATTGGGAAATTGGTATCGATTTTAGACTACCTATGAGGAATTGAAACTTGATAGGTACAGGTGTAGGACTTGCAGCGGTAGGCGATTTTAGACTACCTATGAGGAATTGAAACTGAGTTAGATAAATAATATAAAGACAGAGTGGGTAAGATTTTAGACTACCTATGAGGAATTGAAACCATAATCAAAAGAGTTATAATGGTCACTCACTGACAGATTTTAGACTACCTATGAGGAATTGAAACTGTATAACATTAACTGTTAATGAAAACCCTAATGATTTTGTTGACAGGCTTAAGAGATGGCAGAGAAATCCAGGAAGTGAACTAGGGTTTGAAAGTTGGTACCAAAATGTTTATAAAAAATCTTCCATGTATAAAATATGAAAACTATAGCAGCTAATAGTTGAATAATGGTAAAGTATACTTAATAATTTAATTATAGATAGTTAGTTCTATATTTTAGTTTTACTTTTATAGTAGAAAGGAATGATTAGAAATGAAAAAGGCTATATTAGGAGTTATAGTGATTGCAATAGTGTGTTTTATAGGAGTTTATTCATATACAAGTGTTACTGCAAAGAATAATTTTAGTATAAAACAACTATCATGGGATGCTAATGGTAAAGGTTGGACTGATAATTCTAAAAATAATAAATATGATGTTAAATTTGAAAGTTTAAATGGTAGTGATACTAAGGAAATAGTTTCAAAAAAAGATACCTTTAACATGAAAATTAATTCTAATATTGAGGATGGGAATCTAAATCTAAAAATTCACAATGATAATAGAGTTATATTCGAAAAAGATGGTTCAATTAGTAAAAAGAATATAAAAATTGAAAAAGACGATATTAAAAATTTAAAAGTTGAAATTACAGGTAAAGAAGCTAAAGGACATATTGTAATTAATATGAGCTAATTTGAGTTAATAAAAAAGCCTTAATAGGGCTTTTTATTTTGTTTAAGATTTTAGACTACCTATGAGGAATTCGAATTAATAATAAAAACTTCATAATTTTACCAATGCGTTTAAGCAATCCCTGGGTTGTTTTTTATAGTTATCATTTTTTGATGATTATGAGAAAGATTATTATGATATAATTATGTAAATAAAGTATTCCAATGCACAAAAATATAATTTGTGGAAAGGAGAATCACAGTTGGATATAAATGGTGTATTTTTATGGTATTATAATATTTGTAAAAGGGAATTGTGGCTTATGTCCAGAAAAATTGTACCGGATCAGCAGGACGAAAATGTAGATATAGGAAGATTTATACATGAAAATACTTATAAAAGAAATAAAAAGGAAATAAGTTTTGGCAATATAAAATTTGATGTAATATTTCGCTCCAAGGATAAGATGGTAATAGGTGAAACTAAAAAATCATCTAAATATAAAGAGGCATCTAAATGGCAGCTAATGTTTTATCTAAAAACATTGAAAGATACAGGAATACATGCCAGTGGGGAACTTCTCTATCCTGAAGAGAGAAAAAGAGAAGAAGTCATATTAGATGATACTTCAAATAAAAAATTAGCTGAAATGATTTCTGATATAGAATATATATGTAGTTTGGATAAGCCTCCTAGTGTAAAAAAGATTCCCTACTGTAAAAACTGTGCTTATAGAGAATATTGCTTTGCTTAGTCAAATTGGAGGTGTAGAAAATGAAAAAGGACATTTATATATTTAATGATGGAGAACTAAAGAGAAAAGAAAATACATTATATTTTGAAAGTGAAGGCAGAAAAAAATATATACCTGTAGAAGAAATAGATAATATATGGATATTTGGAGAAGTTACTTTAAATAAAAGATTCCTGGATTTTGTATCTCAAAAAGAAATATGCCTGCATTTTTTTAATTATTATGGCTATTATACGGGAAGCTTCTATCCAAGGGAACATTATAATTCAGGATATGTTATATTAAAGCAGTGTGAATTTTATTTGGATTTTCACAAAAGGATGTATCTAGCAAGGAAAATCATACAAGCAGCAGTGGAGAATATAATGGTAGTGCTTAAATACTACAAAAGCAGGGGGATTGAACTGGAAAGTGAAATAGTAGATATTTTTAATAAATCAAAAACTATGGAAGGGACAGAAAGTATTGAACAGCTTATGGCAGTAGAAGGAAATATAAGAGAAAAATACTATACCTGTTTTAATAAAATAATTAAGAATGAAGAATTTAAATTTAGAGGAAGGAGTAAAAGACCTCCTAAAGACAGTATAAATGCACTTATAAGTTTTGGGAATTCAGTTATGTACTCTACGGTACTTGGAGAAATATACCAGACACATCTAGATCCAAGAATAGGATACCTGCATTCTACCAATATGAGAAGGTTTACTTTAAATTTAGATATAGCTGAAATATTTAAGCCTATACTGGTGGATAGATGTATATTTTCACTATTAAATAAAAATATAATTACAGTGAAGGATTTTCAAGAAGAGTTTAATGGAATATTGTTATCTGAAAATGGTAAAAAGAAATTTTTACAAGAGTATAATAACAAACTCTATACCACCATAAAACATCCTAATCTTAATAAGCCAGTCAGTTATAAGAGATTAATCAGAATGGAACTTTATAAAATACAAAAGCATATTACACAAGATGAAGAATATATTGGCTTTATAGCGAGGTGGTGATAATGTTTGTCATTTTAGTCTACGATTTTGGAGAAAAGAGAGTGGGAAAAGCCTTAAAATTATGTAGAAAATATTTGACTTGGGTTCAAAACTCTGTATTTGAGGGGGAACTCAGTATGGCTAATTTTAAAAAATTGAAAATAGAAATAGAGAATATTATGGATAAAAAAGAGGATTCCATTATAATTTATAAGTTTAACAGTACAAAATACTCAAAAAGAGAACAAATAGGAGTGGTGAAAAATTCTCAAGAACTCTTCATATAATTTAATAATTGGAGCTGATTGGTATGAGACTGAACATAAATTTAAAGTTTAAAGATTGTTTTAATTTACCTATACAGTATAATAGTATAATGCAAGCAGTGATATTAAACTGGCTTGGGAATGAAAACTATCAAAAATTTATACATGATTGTGGATTTAAATTTGAAAATAGAAGATATAAGCTTTTTACATTTTCAAAAATATATGGTAAGTTTAAAATATACAGGGATAAGAAAATTATAAGTTTTTTTGATAACGCCAATTTCACTGTTTCCTCCCTTGAAGACAGATTTTTAAATTATCTTGTATTAAATGTGATAGGAAAAGATAATTTTAAGTTTGGAAATAACATAGTTGGCGTAGATCATATTGAAAGTGCATATAGTAAACTTTCTAAAAAAGAAATAGTATATACAAAATCTCCTATAGTTGTCTATAGTACATTTAAAAATTATCAGGGTAACAAAACTTACTATTATAATCCTTTAGAAAGTGAGTTCAGTGAACTTATAAGGAGAAATTTAATACATAAATATGAAGCCTACTATGGAGCAGAACCTTCAGATAAATGTTTTTCAATAACTCCTTTATATAGAGAAAAGTTAAAACAGAGAATTGTAATGTATAAGGGATATGTTATAAAAGGATGGGATGGAGAATTTTTGATTCAGGGTTCAAAGGAACTTATGGATATAGCCTACAATGCAGGAATTGGCTCCAAAAATTCTCAAGGGTTTGGATGCATTGAAGTAAAAAGAAAGTAGAAGTCTGGAATAATATTGTATCAATATTTATGGCTTATATTTTAAGGGTAGATTGAATATATTTTAGGAGGTTTTTAATGTCTTATAAAGATTGTATTAAAATTTGGAGAAAAGGTATAAGTGAAGAATTGTTAGATAGATTTTTTCTTAAGTTTACATATTCCTCAAATAAAATAGAAAATAATGAGACAAGATTAAGAGATGTTGAAACCATCTTTAAAGGGAAAAAAGTTGCAGATTTTAAAGGAAATAAGAAAACACTTGTAGAAATAGAGAATCACAGGGAGTTATGCAAAAATATTTTTAAATTATGTAAAAAATACGATTCAAAAGTATCTATTGATATAGTAAAAAAAATTCATTATGCATTGATGAAAAATTGTTTTTCAGAGCAGTTGTTATTAAAAGGAGAAAGTCCAGGAGAATTTAAAAAAGGTGATTATATAGTTGGCTTACATGATGTAGGGGTAAGTCCTGATGAAGTAGAAGAAAATTTAGATTCTTTATTTAAAGAAATTAATGAAGTGAAAATAAATGATAACAACGTTTTAACAGTGATTTCATATTTCCACTGCTGGTTTGAGAGTATACATCCTTTTGCTGATGGAAATGGAAGAACGGGCAGGATGCTGGTCAATTATCTTCTTATAGGCAATAACTTTCCACCAATAGTTTTATTTGAAAATGACAGGGAACAGTATTACCTGGCCTTGGAATATTTCAATGAAACGCAGGAAATATCTAAAATGGTTAGTTTCCTAGAAGATCAAGCTTATAAGACATGGATTAAAGATTATAATATCAAGTTAAAAAATTTAAAGGATTTTTTGGATTAGATGATAAAGGTAACACCAATAATTTTTTCGTCGACCCCCAGTAGCGTAAAAAACCACGGGGTTCGATAAATTAAAAAGATGAGTAATGATAAGGGTTTGTGATTTTTATTAACACTTCATTAACATGTTGATATTTTCATAAACCCTGTTATAATAATATATGGATGGATTTTAGATTACCTATGAGGAATTGAAACTCCTAATGATTCGCCACCAAAGTCTTTTGTTGTAACGAATTTTAGATTACCTATGAGGAATTGAAACTGGGTTACTATAAGAACAGTC
This window encodes:
- the cas6 gene encoding CRISPR-associated endoribonuclease Cas6, which encodes MRLNINLKFKDCFNLPIQYNSIMQAVILNWLGNENYQKFIHDCGFKFENRRYKLFTFSKIYGKFKIYRDKKIISFFDNANFTVSSLEDRFLNYLVLNVIGKDNFKFGNNIVGVDHIESAYSKLSKKEIVYTKSPIVVYSTFKNYQGNKTYYYNPLESEFSELIRRNLIHKYEAYYGAEPSDKCFSITPLYREKLKQRIVMYKGYVIKGWDGEFLIQGSKELMDIAYNAGIGSKNSQGFGCIEVKRK
- the cas2 gene encoding CRISPR-associated endonuclease Cas2 gives rise to the protein MFVILVYDFGEKRVGKALKLCRKYLTWVQNSVFEGELSMANFKKLKIEIENIMDKKEDSIIIYKFNSTKYSKREQIGVVKNSQELFI
- a CDS encoding Fic family protein → MSYKDCIKIWRKGISEELLDRFFLKFTYSSNKIENNETRLRDVETIFKGKKVADFKGNKKTLVEIENHRELCKNIFKLCKKYDSKVSIDIVKKIHYALMKNCFSEQLLLKGESPGEFKKGDYIVGLHDVGVSPDEVEENLDSLFKEINEVKINDNNVLTVISYFHCWFESIHPFADGNGRTGRMLVNYLLIGNNFPPIVLFENDREQYYLALEYFNETQEISKMVSFLEDQAYKTWIKDYNIKLKNLKDFLD
- the cas1b gene encoding type I-B CRISPR-associated endonuclease Cas1b encodes the protein MKKDIYIFNDGELKRKENTLYFESEGRKKYIPVEEIDNIWIFGEVTLNKRFLDFVSQKEICLHFFNYYGYYTGSFYPREHYNSGYVILKQCEFYLDFHKRMYLARKIIQAAVENIMVVLKYYKSRGIELESEIVDIFNKSKTMEGTESIEQLMAVEGNIREKYYTCFNKIIKNEEFKFRGRSKRPPKDSINALISFGNSVMYSTVLGEIYQTHLDPRIGYLHSTNMRRFTLNLDIAEIFKPILVDRCIFSLLNKNIITVKDFQEEFNGILLSENGKKKFLQEYNNKLYTTIKHPNLNKPVSYKRLIRMELYKIQKHITQDEEYIGFIARW
- the cas4 gene encoding CRISPR-associated protein Cas4 — protein: MDINGVFLWYYNICKRELWLMSRKIVPDQQDENVDIGRFIHENTYKRNKKEISFGNIKFDVIFRSKDKMVIGETKKSSKYKEASKWQLMFYLKTLKDTGIHASGELLYPEERKREEVILDDTSNKKLAEMISDIEYICSLDKPPSVKKIPYCKNCAYREYCFA
- a CDS encoding zinc ribbon domain-containing protein: MKFCNKCGSKLEKDESVCHNCGYNFYSGKYEFDDNDTQIIDTQQFIDSDNSNEGHMLLPRKKKNVILLTIIIGIIIIGSFIFIGKSLSKPSRIVARFESDILSGNKSDLSNIFYSNDNRLKIDKKNSSYLLTYFKDNPSYLNKITDNMNSQLENVNLIKEVSADSRNNFDIVVDGRILLFFPKYKINIKPTFIDVKTGIKDVELFLGDSKIGKSDTDDFSKEFGPFMPGKYKLYAEYKGKHISLNKTYNIDLVDSTNGKVSVDVFKDLNYVNIDGDYPDAEIFVNSKDTEVMIRDAENFGPVNPGMKIYAIANKNGKKLKSNEHTVVEGDSNIDLSFSDSEAQLNGIEAQLHNLVDIYTNSFCHAVNYGYFSDVEPYLYPGSNLYNEQAKYILDTYNKGINEDIMSYNVISYSISDDNKSGTVTTEEVYKITKDGQSSVKNFKYIYGFKYNENMGSYQLSSITSAK